A portion of the Bulleidia sp. zg-1006 genome contains these proteins:
- a CDS encoding Abi family protein, which yields MNIHYKEPLTLPKMTNYLRETKNVTYVQISEKQARRYLYQYSYVNLITPFKHLFKNNGVYRSTDFKEYLDAYLQERNQYPILYKNIMALECCLKSILSYEILNAYQLKSYTQFQDLAETLRFNAQHTPYTDSIKSHMYKIIDKMRDEIQDYRSPYFLLGQLTLHECLSLLYSLDTALKNHCRKEFLHCQNFIQESDDQLFYEQLDKIIQIRNCICHNDSLESLIRYQQESKGLLRLPEEQNQFLILVDCLLKNE from the coding sequence ATGAACATTCACTATAAAGAGCCCTTAACATTACCAAAAATGACGAATTATTTGCGTGAAACCAAAAACGTTACATATGTTCAAATCAGTGAGAAACAAGCCCGGCGTTATTTATATCAATATTCCTATGTTAATCTAATCACGCCCTTTAAGCATCTTTTTAAAAATAACGGTGTTTATCGTTCGACGGATTTTAAGGAATATTTAGATGCTTATTTACAGGAAAGAAATCAGTATCCCATCCTTTATAAAAATATTATGGCTTTGGAATGTTGCTTAAAGTCTATTTTGTCCTATGAAATATTAAATGCTTATCAATTGAAAAGTTATACACAATTTCAAGATTTAGCTGAAACTCTTCGTTTTAATGCTCAACATACACCTTATACAGATTCCATCAAATCACATATGTATAAAATCATTGATAAAATGCGAGATGAAATTCAAGATTATCGCAGTCCTTATTTCCTCTTGGGACAATTAACTTTGCATGAATGTTTATCATTATTGTATTCTTTAGATACTGCTTTAAAAAATCATTGTCGAAAAGAATTTCTTCATTGTCAAAATTTTATTCAAGAAAGTGATGATCAGTTATTTTATGAACAATTAGATAAGATTATTCAAATTAGAAATTGTATCTGTCATAACGATAGTCTGGAAAGTTTAATTCGTTATCAACAAGAATCAAAAGGTCTTCTTCGCCTTCCGGAAGAACAGAATCAATTCTTAATTTTAGTGGATTGTTTATTAAAGAATGAATGA
- a CDS encoding recombinase family protein: MKYGYIRVSTREQNIDRQLTAILKEGIEVKQIYVDKASGKDFNRRKYKKLIRKLKEGDELYIKSIDRLGRNYDEIIKEWNDITKEKNAEIIVLDFPLLDTRNQINNLTGKFLSDIVLQILSYVAQIERENTHQRQMEGIWEAKKRGVKFGRTKKEIPKEFHEVAHRWKKKEISIRQGAKILGISHTLLAKWLKEEKHISTIKG, translated from the coding sequence ATGAAATATGGATATATCAGAGTATCAACCAGGGAACAAAATATAGATAGACAATTGACTGCTATTTTGAAAGAGGGGATAGAGGTGAAACAAATCTATGTAGACAAGGCAAGCGGAAAGGACTTTAATCGCAGAAAATATAAAAAGCTCATCAGAAAATTGAAAGAGGGAGATGAATTGTATATCAAGTCCATAGACAGACTGGGTAGAAATTATGATGAAATCATCAAAGAATGGAATGATATTACCAAAGAGAAAAATGCTGAGATTATTGTCTTAGATTTTCCTTTACTTGATACAAGAAATCAAATTAACAATCTGACCGGGAAATTCCTATCGGATATAGTCTTGCAGATATTGTCTTATGTTGCTCAGATAGAAAGAGAAAATACACACCAAAGACAGATGGAGGGTATATGGGAAGCTAAGAAAAGAGGAGTAAAATTTGGAAGAACTAAAAAAGAAATTCCAAAGGAATTTCACGAAGTAGCACATAGATGGAAAAAGAAAGAAATCAGTATAAGGCAAGGAGCAAAAATTTTGGGAATTAGTCATACCTTGCTGGCAAAATGGCTAAAGGAAGAAAAGCATATATCAACAATAAAAGGATGA